The Spirochaetota bacterium sequence CACATGCACTACATAAAGTACATTTTGAAAAGTCAATCACAGCTTTTTTATCAACCATTTTTATTGCTTCAAATGGACAGACTATAACACACTTACTACAACCTATACATGTTGAAAGCACCTCTATAGATGCCATAAAAACCTCCTTAAAATACAAAAACAAAATAAGGTAAAAAAATTTTCATTTAATAAAGTTTTCTTGTTTCATAATATCTAAAATCTTAGAGGCAGCTTCAACAGAAGTAGTATTTATAAAAACAGTATTTGTTTCTTTTTTTGGAGGATATATTTTTGAAACCTGAGTTGGAGAACCTTTAAGTCCTATTTTTGATAAATCAGCATTTATATCATTAGCATTCATTACAACAAATTTTTTTGAAGTAGCATTAAAAATATCAACAAATGAAGGATAAGGAAGCTCAAAATCCTTTGGTTTAACCATCGTAACTACACAAGGTAAGTCGCACTCAACTATATCATAACCATCATCAATATGTCGCCTAGCTTCTAACTTTCTTCCTTTTACATTTATCTCATCACAAAATGATATAACAGGAATAG is a genomic window containing:
- a CDS encoding 4Fe-4S binding protein, which gives rise to MASIEVLSTCIGCSKCVIVCPFEAIKMVDKKAVIDFSKCTLCSAC